In Leucobacter sp. CX169, a single genomic region encodes these proteins:
- a CDS encoding fumarylacetoacetate hydrolase family protein — translation MVTYGIDTPGKIIAVHLNYPSRMDQRGRTPAQPSYFLKPSSSLAPTGGTIERPAGTELLAFEGEVALVIGEPARRVSPEQGWSHIKSVTAANDFGIYDMRAVDKGSNMRSKGGDGFTPIGPTAISTEGLGEGDWRVRTWVNGELVQEDTTDTLKFSFGQLVADLSQLMTLETGDVILTGTPAGSSVVLPGDVVEVEVDAPNAPGAPSSGRLVTTVTQGTVPFGDFGSGPAVDDTQRVEAWGSEAEHAAAVAAGRATPLSAEQDPAPSVPVLTDEIRAQLSGVAVATVSSALRKRGYVDIFIDGVHPNHEGDQMLGTAKTLRFIPFRPDLFTAHAGGFNAQKRAFDTVGAGEVLVVDARGERGTGTVGDVLALRAQVRGAAGIVTDGGVRDFAAVQEFDIPVFSQGAHPSVLGRRHVPWETDVTIACGGAAVQPGDIIMGDRDGVIVIPPFLLAEVAAEAAAQEAADAWVAARVAEGHPVDGLFPMSAEWQAKYAAESAGGGGA, via the coding sequence ATTGTGACCTACGGAATCGATACCCCCGGCAAGATCATTGCCGTCCACCTGAACTATCCGTCCCGCATGGATCAGCGCGGCCGGACGCCCGCGCAGCCCTCGTACTTCCTGAAGCCCTCCTCGTCACTCGCTCCGACCGGCGGCACCATCGAGCGCCCCGCCGGCACCGAGTTGCTGGCGTTTGAGGGCGAAGTCGCCCTCGTGATAGGCGAGCCCGCACGCCGCGTCTCGCCCGAACAGGGTTGGAGCCACATCAAGAGCGTCACCGCCGCGAACGACTTCGGCATCTACGACATGCGCGCGGTCGACAAGGGCTCAAACATGCGCTCGAAGGGCGGCGACGGGTTCACCCCGATCGGCCCCACCGCGATCTCGACCGAGGGACTCGGCGAGGGTGACTGGCGCGTGCGCACCTGGGTCAACGGTGAGCTGGTGCAGGAAGACACCACGGACACCCTCAAATTCAGCTTCGGCCAGCTGGTCGCGGACCTCTCACAGCTCATGACGCTCGAGACCGGCGACGTGATCCTGACCGGCACCCCGGCAGGATCCTCGGTCGTGTTGCCCGGCGACGTGGTCGAGGTCGAAGTCGACGCCCCGAACGCTCCCGGCGCGCCGAGCAGTGGCCGCCTGGTGACCACCGTCACCCAGGGCACCGTGCCCTTCGGCGACTTCGGCTCGGGCCCCGCGGTGGACGACACGCAGCGAGTCGAGGCCTGGGGCAGCGAGGCGGAACACGCGGCCGCGGTTGCCGCTGGCCGCGCGACACCGCTGTCGGCCGAGCAGGATCCTGCCCCATCGGTTCCCGTCCTGACCGACGAGATTCGCGCCCAGCTGTCGGGCGTTGCCGTCGCCACGGTCTCGTCGGCGCTGCGCAAGCGCGGCTACGTCGACATCTTCATCGACGGGGTGCACCCCAACCACGAGGGCGACCAGATGCTCGGGACAGCGAAGACGCTGCGCTTCATCCCGTTCCGCCCGGACCTCTTCACGGCGCACGCTGGCGGCTTCAACGCACAGAAGCGCGCGTTCGACACCGTCGGCGCCGGCGAGGTACTCGTCGTCGATGCCCGCGGCGAGCGCGGCACCGGCACGGTGGGCGATGTGCTCGCGCTGCGCGCCCAGGTGCGCGGCGCCGCCGGCATCGTCACCGACGGCGGCGTGCGTGACTTCGCCGCGGTACAGGAGTTCGACATCCCCGTCTTCTCGCAGGGGGCGCACCCGAGCGTGCTCGGCCGTCGGCACGTGCCGTGGGAGACCGACGTCACGATTGCCTGCGGCGGCGCGGCTGTCCAGCCCGGCGACATCATCATGGGCGACCGCGACGGTGTCATTGTTATCCCGCCGTTCCTCCTCGCTGAGGTCGCAGCCGAGGCTGCCGCGCAGGAGGCGGCCGACGCCTGGGTCGCGGCGCGCGTGGCCGAGGGGCACCCGGTCGATGGGTTGTTCCCCATGAGCGCCGAGTGGCAGGCGAAGTACGCCGCGGAGTCCGCAGGAGGTGGCGGCGCATGA
- the hpaE gene encoding 5-carboxymethyl-2-hydroxymuconate semialdehyde dehydrogenase yields MIHEKPAGLPDKIRHFIDGKFVDSIGGQEFDVIEPVSNEVYITSASAQSEDVELAVAAAKRAFDEGPWPKMLPRERSRILHKVADIVESRDEQLALLESWDSGLPITQAKGQARRAAENFRFFADLIVAQHDNVTKVPGRQINYVNRKPIGVAGLITPWNVPFMQESWKLAPAIATGNTVVLKPASYTPLSAALWPEIFREAGVPDGVFNLILGSGSVAGDALVKHPHVPLISFTGDSSTGAMISTNAAPLLKSLSLELGGKSPSVVFADADLEEALDATVFSVFSLNGERCTAGSRVLVERSIYNDFVERYAERAKNIVIGLPSDPATEVGALVHPSHFEKVMSYVEIGKGEGRLVAGGGRPEGFPEGNYVAPTVFADVAPDARIFQEEIFGPVVAITPFDTDEEALELANNTKYGLAAYVWTSNLKRAHNFAHGIESGMVWLNSNNVRDLRTPFGGVKASGLGREGGYRSVDFYTTQQSIQITLNEAHSPRFGAGK; encoded by the coding sequence ATGATCCACGAGAAGCCCGCGGGCCTGCCCGACAAGATTCGTCACTTCATCGACGGCAAGTTCGTCGACTCGATCGGTGGCCAGGAGTTTGACGTCATCGAGCCCGTCTCGAACGAGGTCTACATCACGTCTGCATCGGCGCAGTCGGAAGACGTCGAACTCGCGGTGGCCGCCGCGAAGCGCGCCTTCGACGAGGGCCCCTGGCCAAAGATGCTCCCGCGCGAACGCTCGCGCATCCTGCACAAGGTCGCCGACATCGTCGAGTCCCGCGACGAGCAGCTCGCGCTGCTCGAGAGCTGGGATTCCGGCCTGCCCATCACGCAGGCAAAGGGCCAGGCCCGCCGTGCCGCCGAGAACTTCCGCTTCTTCGCCGACCTGATCGTCGCGCAGCACGACAACGTCACCAAGGTGCCGGGCCGCCAGATCAACTATGTGAACCGCAAGCCGATCGGCGTGGCCGGCCTCATCACCCCCTGGAACGTGCCGTTCATGCAGGAGTCGTGGAAGCTCGCACCCGCGATCGCGACCGGCAACACCGTCGTGCTGAAGCCGGCGAGCTACACCCCGCTCTCGGCGGCGCTGTGGCCCGAGATCTTCCGCGAGGCGGGCGTGCCCGACGGCGTCTTCAACCTGATCCTGGGCTCGGGCAGCGTCGCGGGCGACGCGCTCGTCAAGCACCCCCACGTGCCCCTCATCTCGTTCACTGGCGACAGCTCCACGGGCGCGATGATCTCGACGAACGCCGCCCCGCTGCTGAAGAGCCTCTCGCTCGAGCTCGGCGGCAAGAGCCCGTCGGTCGTGTTCGCCGACGCCGACCTTGAGGAGGCACTCGACGCCACCGTGTTCAGCGTGTTCAGCCTGAACGGCGAGCGCTGCACCGCCGGCAGCCGGGTGCTCGTCGAGCGCTCCATCTACAACGACTTCGTTGAGCGCTACGCCGAACGGGCGAAGAACATCGTCATCGGACTGCCCTCCGATCCGGCGACCGAAGTGGGCGCACTCGTGCACCCGAGCCACTTCGAGAAGGTCATGAGCTACGTCGAGATCGGCAAGGGCGAGGGCCGCCTCGTCGCCGGCGGCGGCCGCCCCGAGGGCTTCCCCGAGGGCAACTACGTCGCGCCGACCGTGTTCGCCGACGTGGCCCCCGATGCGCGCATCTTCCAGGAGGAGATCTTCGGCCCGGTCGTCGCGATCACCCCCTTCGACACCGACGAGGAAGCGCTCGAGCTCGCGAACAACACGAAGTACGGCCTGGCCGCCTACGTCTGGACCTCGAACCTGAAGCGCGCACACAACTTCGCGCACGGGATTGAGTCGGGCATGGTCTGGCTGAACTCGAACAACGTGCGCGACCTCCGCACCCCGTTCGGCGGCGTGAAGGCGTCGGGTCTTGGCCGCGAGGGCGGCTACCGCTCGGTGGATTTCTACACGACGCAGCAGTCGATCCAGATCACCCTGAACGAAGCACACAGCCCGCGTTTCGGCGCAGGCAAGTAG
- a CDS encoding HpcH/HpaI aldolase/citrate lyase family protein, whose translation MPIRLELPPTLSDRLAHAKRPQIGLWVCSGSPIAAEIVAGSGIDWVLLDAEHSPNGLESILAQLYAMSAYPSTPVVRPPSGDVVTIKQFLDLGVQNLLIPMVDSAEQAAEIVRAVRYPLNGVRGVGSTLARSSRWNRVEGYLGRADETISLTVQIESAAAVADVERIVETDGVDAIFVGPADLAASMGLLGQQSHPDVVEGVLRAISAGLAAGKPVGVNAFVPADAERYLAEGASFVAVGADVAILARQTEALAERFVQAGSSNTPPSAPPRGSY comes from the coding sequence ATGCCGATTCGCCTAGAGCTTCCGCCGACGCTGTCGGACCGCCTCGCGCACGCCAAGCGCCCGCAGATCGGCCTCTGGGTCTGCTCTGGCAGTCCGATCGCCGCCGAGATCGTCGCGGGCAGCGGCATCGACTGGGTCTTGCTCGACGCCGAGCACTCCCCGAACGGCCTCGAGTCCATCCTCGCCCAGCTCTACGCGATGTCGGCTTACCCGTCGACGCCGGTCGTACGTCCGCCCTCTGGCGACGTCGTCACGATCAAGCAGTTCCTCGACCTCGGCGTGCAGAACCTACTCATCCCGATGGTTGACTCCGCCGAGCAGGCCGCCGAGATCGTGCGCGCGGTCCGTTACCCCCTCAATGGCGTGCGCGGGGTCGGCAGCACGCTCGCCCGCTCGTCTCGGTGGAATCGGGTCGAGGGCTATCTCGGCAGGGCAGATGAGACCATCAGCCTCACAGTACAGATCGAGTCGGCGGCGGCGGTCGCCGACGTCGAGCGCATCGTCGAGACCGACGGCGTCGACGCAATCTTCGTGGGCCCGGCCGATCTCGCGGCATCGATGGGGCTCCTTGGCCAACAGTCGCACCCCGACGTGGTCGAGGGCGTGCTGCGCGCCATTAGCGCGGGTCTCGCCGCCGGGAAGCCGGTCGGCGTCAATGCGTTCGTACCGGCCGACGCCGAGCGCTACCTCGCCGAGGGCGCGTCCTTCGTCGCGGTGGGGGCCGACGTCGCGATCCTGGCCCGGCAGACCGAGGCACTCGCCGAGCGTTTCGTGCAGGCAGGATCGAGCAACACTCCGCCCAGCGCTCCGCCCCGGGGCAGCTACTAG
- a CDS encoding DEAD/DEAH box helicase, giving the protein MTSSENPAPTERDDSPNLSTEAGAGAVESHVDAAEAPAVVAAPAAEPERPGFDTLGLDPRVLRAVKDLGYETPSAIQAATIPVLLDGRDVVGLAQTGTGKTAAFALPILSRIVPGQGVPQALVIAPTRELALQVCEAFGSFAAHLPEVHMLPVYGGQAYGQQLSALRRGVDIIVGTPGRIMDHLKKGTLDLSQIKYLVLDEADEMLKMGFAEDVETILADTPQSKQVALFSATMPAQIRRISQQYLNDAAEIKIQGKTQTSSSITQRYVVVSYSQKVDALTRVLEVEDFDGMIVFTRTRGDSEQVAEKLRARGYSAAAINGDVPQNLRERMVEQLKSGALDILVATDVAARGLDVERISHVINYDLPIDTESYVHRIGRTGRAGRSGDAISFVTPRERRLLTAIEKATKQPLTQMPLPNVEQVNATRLSRFDDAITASLEKTARVALFRDIIAHYVRHHDVPETDVAAALAIVAQGKTPLLLTEDDDRKFERDRKQAAGFLDGSGGNDRDSRGGRERPERTTSRPSRDDLAMYRIAVGRRHKVLPGQIVGALANEGGLSRDDFGRIQVRDDFSLVELPKNLTKEQQDRLSGTRISGKLIELGPDRGPQRGSYERGADRGGDRGGYKGNNDRGDRGGYSGGDRGGYKGNNDRNDRGGYSGGSDRGGYKGNNDRNDRGGDRGGYSGGSDRGGYKGNNDRGGDSRGGGYNGGGDRKPRW; this is encoded by the coding sequence ATGACTTCTTCTGAGAACCCCGCGCCGACAGAGCGCGACGATTCCCCCAACTTGAGTACTGAAGCCGGGGCCGGTGCGGTGGAATCTCATGTTGACGCTGCCGAGGCCCCCGCAGTGGTGGCCGCTCCCGCCGCCGAACCTGAGCGCCCCGGCTTTGACACGCTCGGCCTCGACCCCCGCGTGCTGCGTGCCGTGAAGGACCTCGGCTACGAGACCCCTTCCGCCATTCAGGCCGCCACTATCCCCGTGCTGCTCGACGGGCGCGACGTCGTCGGCCTCGCGCAGACCGGTACCGGCAAGACGGCCGCGTTCGCGCTGCCGATCCTGTCGCGCATCGTTCCCGGCCAGGGCGTACCCCAGGCCCTCGTGATTGCGCCGACCCGTGAGCTCGCGCTCCAGGTCTGTGAGGCGTTCGGCAGCTTTGCCGCACACCTCCCCGAGGTGCACATGCTTCCCGTCTATGGCGGCCAGGCCTACGGCCAGCAGCTCTCGGCTCTGCGCCGCGGCGTCGACATCATCGTCGGCACCCCGGGCCGCATCATGGACCACCTCAAGAAGGGCACGCTTGATCTCTCGCAGATCAAGTACCTCGTGCTTGACGAGGCCGACGAGATGCTCAAGATGGGCTTCGCTGAGGACGTCGAGACGATCCTTGCCGATACGCCCCAGAGCAAGCAGGTCGCGCTGTTCTCGGCCACGATGCCCGCTCAGATTCGCCGCATCTCGCAGCAGTACCTGAACGACGCCGCCGAGATCAAGATCCAGGGCAAGACGCAGACCAGCTCGAGCATCACGCAGCGCTACGTCGTGGTGTCGTACTCGCAGAAGGTCGACGCGCTCACCCGCGTGCTCGAGGTCGAAGACTTCGACGGCATGATCGTCTTCACGCGTACGCGTGGCGACAGCGAGCAGGTCGCTGAGAAGCTGCGCGCGCGTGGCTACTCGGCCGCCGCGATCAACGGCGACGTGCCGCAGAACCTGCGTGAGCGCATGGTCGAGCAGCTCAAGTCGGGCGCATTGGACATCCTGGTCGCCACCGACGTCGCGGCCCGCGGCCTTGACGTCGAGCGCATCAGCCACGTCATCAACTACGACCTGCCGATTGACACCGAGTCGTACGTGCACCGCATTGGCCGCACCGGCCGCGCTGGCCGTTCGGGCGACGCGATCAGCTTCGTCACCCCGCGCGAGCGTCGCCTGCTGACCGCCATCGAGAAGGCGACGAAGCAGCCGCTCACGCAGATGCCGCTTCCGAACGTTGAGCAGGTCAACGCGACCCGCCTGTCGCGCTTCGACGATGCGATCACCGCGTCACTCGAGAAGACCGCTCGGGTCGCACTGTTCCGCGACATCATCGCGCACTACGTGCGTCACCACGATGTCCCCGAGACCGACGTGGCTGCGGCCCTCGCGATCGTGGCGCAGGGCAAGACCCCGCTGCTGCTCACGGAAGACGACGACCGTAAGTTCGAGCGCGACCGCAAGCAGGCCGCTGGCTTCCTTGACGGCAGCGGCGGAAACGACCGCGACTCGCGTGGCGGCCGCGAGCGCCCGGAGCGCACGACCTCGCGCCCGAGCCGCGACGACCTCGCGATGTACCGCATCGCCGTCGGCCGTCGCCACAAGGTGCTTCCCGGCCAGATCGTGGGCGCCCTCGCCAACGAGGGTGGCCTCTCGCGCGATGACTTCGGCCGCATCCAGGTGCGCGACGACTTCTCGCTCGTCGAGCTGCCCAAGAACCTGACGAAGGAACAGCAGGATCGCCTCTCGGGTACCCGCATCAGCGGCAAGCTCATCGAGCTCGGCCCGGACCGTGGCCCGCAGCGCGGCAGCTACGAGCGTGGCGCTGACCGCGGCGGGGACCGCGGCGGCTACAAGGGCAACAACGACCGCGGTGACCGCGGTGGCTACAGCGGCGGCGATCGTGGTGGCTACAAGGGCAATAACGACCGCAACGACCGCGGCGGCTACAGTGGCGGCAGCGACCGCGGTGGCTACAAGGGCAACAACGACCGCAACGATCGCGGTGGCGACCGCGGTGGGTACAGTGGCGGCAGCGACCGTGGAGGTTACAAGGGCAACAACGACCGCGGTGGCGACAGCCGCGGTGGTGGCTACAACGGTGGCGGCGACCGCAAGCCGCGCTGGTAA
- a CDS encoding GntR family transcriptional regulator: MSKVDAAHDYIQQRISDGRFVPGYRLVLGQIADELDMSVVPVREAIRQLEAEGLVTFERNVGAQVALLKETEYLHTMQTLALVEGAATALAAPDISADQIKRAREINQTMRETLEAFDPQRFTALNLEFHSVLFESCPNPHILDLVHRGWNRMKMLRNSSFSFVPGRAGDSVEEHERLLRLIESRTPVDEIETAARAHRTATLDAVLAYSDEQHRHLAEAQEAAPAA, encoded by the coding sequence ATGAGCAAGGTCGACGCCGCTCACGACTACATTCAGCAGCGTATCTCTGACGGGCGCTTTGTCCCCGGGTACCGCCTCGTCCTCGGCCAGATTGCCGACGAGCTCGATATGAGTGTCGTCCCGGTGCGCGAGGCGATCCGGCAGCTCGAGGCCGAAGGCCTCGTCACGTTCGAACGCAACGTTGGTGCGCAGGTCGCGCTCCTCAAAGAGACCGAGTATCTGCACACCATGCAGACGCTCGCGCTCGTCGAGGGGGCGGCAACCGCGCTCGCGGCCCCCGACATCTCGGCCGACCAAATCAAGCGGGCGCGCGAGATCAACCAGACCATGCGCGAGACGCTCGAGGCGTTCGACCCGCAGCGCTTCACTGCCCTGAACCTCGAGTTCCACAGCGTGCTCTTCGAGAGCTGCCCGAACCCGCACATCCTCGACCTCGTCCACCGGGGCTGGAACCGCATGAAGATGCTGCGGAACTCGTCTTTCAGCTTCGTCCCCGGACGCGCTGGCGACTCGGTCGAAGAGCATGAGCGCCTCCTGCGGCTCATCGAGTCACGGACACCCGTCGACGAGATCGAGACCGCCGCCCGGGCCCACCGCACCGCAACACTCGACGCGGTACTGGCCTACTCGGACGAGCAACACCGCCACCTCGCCGAAGCCCAAGAAGCCGCCCCGGCCGCCTAG
- the hpaD gene encoding 3,4-dihydroxyphenylacetate 2,3-dioxygenase encodes MAKLNEEDKQSAGFWVTKEAPIVAANPIHTATSEAPDILRCAYMELIVTDLAASRAFYVDVLGLYVTTEDDEAIYLRSTEEFIHHNLVLRKGPLAAVAAFSYRVRAAEDLDKAVAFFEELGCEVRRNPEGFVKGIGDSVRVVDPLGFPYEFFFQSEHTERMSWRYDLHVPGELVRLDHFNQITPDVPRAVGYMQNLGFRVTEDIQDAEGTVYAAWMRRKPTVHDTAMTGGDGPRMHHVCFATHEKHNILAICDKLGALRMSDHIERGPGRHGVSNAFYLYLRDPDGHRVEVYTQDYYTGDPDNPVVTWDVHDNQRRDWWGNPVVPSWYTDGSLVLDLDGNPQPVIARTDDSEMAVTIGADGFSYTRDEDGEKGFKLGNTL; translated from the coding sequence ATGGCAAAGCTCAATGAAGAAGACAAGCAGTCGGCAGGCTTTTGGGTAACCAAGGAGGCCCCCATCGTGGCAGCCAACCCGATTCACACGGCCACCTCCGAGGCGCCCGATATTCTGCGCTGCGCATACATGGAACTCATCGTCACGGACCTCGCGGCCTCGCGGGCGTTCTATGTCGACGTGCTCGGCCTGTATGTCACGACCGAGGATGACGAGGCGATCTACCTTCGCTCCACCGAAGAATTCATCCACCACAACCTCGTGCTGCGCAAGGGCCCGCTGGCTGCGGTCGCCGCGTTCTCGTACCGCGTGCGCGCAGCCGAGGACCTCGACAAGGCCGTGGCGTTTTTCGAGGAACTCGGATGCGAGGTGCGCCGCAACCCCGAAGGCTTCGTGAAGGGGATCGGCGATTCGGTGCGCGTCGTCGACCCGCTCGGGTTCCCGTACGAGTTCTTCTTCCAGTCCGAGCACACGGAGCGGATGTCGTGGCGCTACGACCTGCACGTCCCCGGCGAGCTCGTACGGCTGGATCACTTCAACCAGATCACACCCGATGTGCCCCGCGCCGTGGGTTACATGCAGAACCTCGGCTTCCGGGTCACTGAGGACATTCAGGACGCGGAGGGCACGGTCTACGCCGCCTGGATGCGCCGAAAGCCGACCGTGCACGACACCGCGATGACCGGGGGCGACGGACCGCGCATGCACCACGTCTGCTTCGCGACCCACGAGAAGCACAACATCCTCGCGATCTGCGACAAGCTCGGGGCGCTGCGCATGTCCGACCACATCGAACGCGGCCCCGGCCGCCACGGCGTCTCGAACGCGTTCTACCTGTACCTGCGCGATCCCGACGGCCACCGCGTCGAGGTCTACACACAGGATTACTACACCGGGGACCCCGACAACCCCGTCGTGACGTGGGATGTGCACGACAACCAGCGCCGCGACTGGTGGGGCAACCCCGTCGTCCCGTCCTGGTACACGGATGGCTCGCTCGTGCTCGACCTCGACGGCAACCCCCAGCCGGTCATCGCGCGCACCGACGACTCGGAGATGGCCGTGACCATCGGGGCTGACGGCTTCTCGTACACCCGCGACGAAGACGGCGAAAAGGGCTTCAAGCTCGGAAACACGCTCTAG
- the hpaH gene encoding 2-oxo-hept-4-ene-1,7-dioate hydratase, translating to MLSAEQHLQIADELIAADASKELLPILTGRYPGMVVDDSYAVQRAWTERKIAEGRRVVGRKIGLTSKVMQVATGITEPDYGVILDDMVIESGSVIDFDRFSNVRIEVELAFVLAKPLTGPHTTIFDVLDATAYVVPALEVLNSHLVMEGRTIVDTISDNAAMGAMVIGGRPVKVDQVDLRWVSALLSRNETIEESGVAAAILGHPAMGVAWLANKLAQHGQSLNAGDIVLAGSFTRPMWVERGDTVHADYGTLGTISCRFA from the coding sequence ATGCTCAGCGCTGAACAACACTTGCAGATCGCCGACGAGCTGATCGCGGCGGACGCTTCCAAGGAACTGCTCCCCATCCTCACCGGCCGCTACCCCGGAATGGTCGTCGACGACTCCTATGCGGTGCAGCGCGCCTGGACGGAACGCAAGATTGCCGAAGGGCGCCGCGTCGTGGGCCGCAAGATCGGCCTCACCTCGAAAGTCATGCAGGTCGCGACCGGCATCACCGAGCCCGATTATGGCGTCATTCTCGACGATATGGTGATCGAATCTGGCTCGGTCATCGACTTCGACCGGTTCTCGAACGTGCGCATCGAGGTCGAGCTGGCTTTCGTGCTCGCCAAGCCCCTCACCGGCCCGCACACCACCATCTTCGATGTGCTCGACGCAACGGCCTACGTCGTACCCGCCCTCGAGGTCCTGAACTCACACCTCGTGATGGAGGGGCGCACCATCGTCGACACGATCAGCGACAACGCCGCGATGGGTGCGATGGTTATCGGCGGTCGCCCGGTCAAGGTCGACCAGGTCGACCTGCGCTGGGTGTCGGCACTGCTTTCGCGCAACGAGACCATTGAGGAGTCCGGCGTCGCCGCCGCGATCCTCGGCCACCCCGCGATGGGCGTCGCCTGGCTGGCGAACAAGCTCGCCCAGCACGGCCAGTCCCTGAACGCCGGCGACATTGTGCTGGCCGGCTCGTTCACCCGCCCCATGTGGGTCGAGCGCGGCGATACCGTGCACGCTGACTACGGAACGTTGGGGACCATCTCATGCCGATTCGCCTAG